ATCGCGCATCCGCGCGCAGCAGGCGTTTTTGGTTCGCCCCATCCAGTCGCGTGAACAGCTGTTGCACGGTTTGGCGGGCGGCCGCGAGAGTCTTTTCCGGCGAGTGCAGACGGCTACGCAACAGCTGGCGGCGCGATTCTTTGCGGCGCAGTTGGTTTTCGATCGCGGTCTGCAAACGATCCAGCAGCTCGTCGTTGCGCTGGATGAGGTCTTGCAGTGTCTTGCGCGGATCGATCAGGCGACGTTGCAAATGGCTCAAGTTGTTGCGGGTATTCGTCATGGTCCGCTGAAGCGAAACCCACAACATCCGCTTCAACTTCGTGATGCGGTCATTCAGCTCGGCGACGTTTTGCACGACGAGTTCCGCCGCGGCCGACGGCGTCGGCGCGCGCAAGTCCGCGACGAAGTCCGCGATCGTGAAGTCGATTTCGTGACCGACGGCCGAAATGATCGGCACCGGCGACTCCGCGATCGTGCGCGCGAGCGCTTCGTCGTTGAAGGCCCACAGATCTTCGATCGAGCCGCCGCCGCGACCGACGATGATCACGTCGACGTCCGGCAAGCGGTAGGCTTTCTTCAAGGCCTCGATGATTTTCGGCGCGGCGGCCTCGCCCTGCACGATGGTCGGAATCAGCGTGACGGGAATACCACGATTGCGGCGCGCGAGGATGTTGAGCATGTCGCGGATCGCGGCGCCGGTCGGCGAAGTGACCAGCGCGATGCCGCGCGGGAACGGCGGCAAGGGCCGTTTCCTCGCGCC
Above is a genomic segment from Pseudobdellovibrionaceae bacterium containing:
- a CDS encoding exodeoxyribonuclease VII large subunit, with protein sequence MNEFPGTEAAAAETPATDTPVVLTVEQLNKEIRGTLEKKFDLVWVQGELSNFKPHSSGHFYFSLKDSKAQIKAVMFRGFNSRLKFKPHDGLEVIMRGRITVYEPRGDYQITVETMEPVGAGALQKAYEQLKDKLHSEGLFDGARKRPLPPFPRGIALVTSPTGAAIRDMLNILARRNRGIPVTLIPTIVQGEAAAPKIIEALKKAYRLPDVDVIIVGRGGGSIEDLWAFNDEALARTIAESPVPIISAVGHEIDFTIADFVADLRAPTPSAAAELVVQNVAELNDRITKLKRMLWVSLQRTMTNTRNNLSHLQRRLIDPRKTLQDLIQRNDELLDRLQTAIENQLRRKESRRQLLRSRLHSPEKTLAAARQTVQQLFTRLDGANQKRLLRADARLKGAMGRLDAYSPLRTLDRGYALAYREDGQTIVRSVDQVAVNDALQVRVSDGFIQAQVTGKKKQEN